The DNA region CGGGCAGGTTCACGTTAACACCGTCCGGGGAGATTATGGCGGCCGCGACTACCAGGACCTCATGGAAGCCGTGGATTATGTCCTGGATACCTATGATTACGTGGACGGCTCCCGCCTTGGCGTAACCGGCGGCAGCTACGGCGGCTTCATGACCAACTGGATCGTCGGCCATACCGACCGGTTCCAGGCAGCGGTCACGCAGCGCTCGATCTCGAACTGGATCTCCTTCTACGGCGTCAGCGATATCGGGTATACATTCACGCATGACCAGATCTGGGGCAACCCGTGGGACGATCTGGAGAAGCTGTGGAAGCATTCCCCGCTCGCCTACGTGAAGAACGTGAATACCCCGCTCTTGATTCTGCATGGGGAGCAGGACCTTCGCTGTCCGATCGAGCAGGGCGAGCAGCTGTTTATCGCCTTGAAGAAGCTCGGCAGAAAGACGCAGCTCATCCGTTTCCCTGGCGCAGACCATAATCTGTCCCGGAGCGGCCATCCGCATCTGCGGGTAAGACGCTTGAGCCATATCGTTCGCTGGTTTGAGGAGCATATCGAGCGTTAAGATCGATATCATCGGCTGCTTCGCCCCTAACTTCACAATGCCCCTTGCAATGTTCATTGGAATGCATCGCTTGCTAATGAACATTTCAGGGGCGTTTTTTTGTGTTCAAACAAAAAAAGTCCGCCAGGGCATCCCTGGCGGCAAGTGTATAAAATGGTGGAAGGAACTTCATAAGTTCAGTAGGATGACCGAGCCAACAGACAACAACGCGTTTACACTTCAGGCGTACCGTACGTTTCGAACCAGCCCTTGATCGTATTGAAATCGTCGGTAAAGGACAGGGAGAGCAGCAGCAGGATCCGCGCTTGCTGCGGGCTTAAATTGTCGCCCGAAATAATGCCTTCTCCCCCGCCGTAGACGCTTCCCGAACCGGTGCGGGTGGTCGTTACGAAAACAACGCCTTTCTCAATCGCCTCCTTTCGTGCGGCGCTCATCTCACGGGAGATGCCGCCGGCTCCGGTGCCCGCCGTGACGATGCCTTTCGTGCCGTCGGCGACAAAGCCCTTAATCGCGCCTCCCCCAGCTTGCTGGTAAGAAACCGCGATCTCCACCTTAGCGAGATCGACTTTCGAAATTTTGCTCAGATCGAACACCGGCTTGCCCTCGCCATCCGCCTTCGTTGCCCGAAGCGGTGCGCGGTAAATGCGGATATTCTCCTCATCAATGTAACCGACGGCCCCGAGCATCGGCGTCTCGAACGTGTCCGTACGATAGTCGTTGGTTTTCGTGACGCCGCGGGCCAGATGTATCGTGTCGTTGAGCATCAGCACCGTCCCGAACGAGGCGGTGCGCCCGCTGCCCGCCAGCTTGATGGCATTGTACAGGTTGGCCTGGGCATCGGAACCGATCACCGTCCACGGCCTCATCGCCCCTGTAATGACGACCGGCTTGTCGCTCTGCACGGTCAGATCAAGGAAATACGCGATTTCCTCCATCGTGTCCGTCCCGGTGGTTACCACCACGCTGTCATACGTCTCAAGCGCTTTGTCCACCGTCAGCGACAGGTCGTATAAGTCTTCCATCGTATAGGCGCTGGAGCCGGAGTTGCCGAACTGGAGCGCCGTCACATCGGCAACTTTATCCTTGTTCGGCAGCTCGCCGACCATATCCTCAATCGCCAACGTTCCTGCTCTGTAGGACTGGAAGCTGGTCGCATCCGTCGACTGCCCGGCAATCGTGCCGCCTGTTCCAATGACGAGCACATTCGGACGCGTCGACTGTTTAGAAGCCTCGGACAACGGCGGAACCGTCGTATTCCGTCCCGGCGCCGCAGCTGTCGATGCGGGTGCAGGCGTACTAACCGTCCCTTTGACCTCCGTTACCGTCTGGGCATATGCCGCATAGCTGCCGACCGGGGTTAACGAAATGACTAGTGCGGTTAAAGCTGCCGTGCTCCAGACGGCTATAGGGTGATTGGTTCTGGACTTCATGATCGCACGCTCCTCTGATGTCATATTCTCTAACTCAATACTATGTATTTATTGAGTTCATTCTATTTTATGTTAGTTAATATCACAAATAATAAATTCCTTCAATTAAGCGATTACATCTAATTAAATCATTGTTTATCACCCTTTAATCGGCTTTTATCTTTAATTTTCGATTTGTGAACACCATGTTTACGACTGCATAAGTTCACCTTGCATGTCACTATATATAACATTAATGACGTATGTTATTTTCACAGCATAAAAAAGCTCGCCACTAGGCGAGCCGTTTTTATATGCTTGTTTGAATTTTCAAATTCTGTACATTGTACATCACTCGTTCTGTTGGCCCCGTATCTTATTCACCTTAACCCCCGCCGCCCATTGTCCCGTTTAGATCAATCTCAATCTCTACCGGCAGGCTCCTCAACGGCACCGTCTTCCGTTACCCGATACTCCATAATCTCCCCGTCCGTCATGTAGTACAGCGAGGCAGACTGCACGGTCCTATCCTCCCCGAATGTCACAAAGAGCTGTTCCTTCATGCTGCCGTTCGACAAGCCTTGGACATCGACCGATACGGCCTTCTCCGGGTACTGGTAGCCCTCCTTGGCGAAGTCGTACTGCCATGTTGCGGTGCCGCCGGCTTTGCCCGTCGTCTTGGGCTCCCCGAGCCGCGCCCGGATGTCGTCCATCGTCTTGCCGACGAACGGAAAATCCTTTAACGAAGCGTCGGGAGCGCTCTCAACCGGAGCCTGCGATCCGCCATCGCCGCCTGCTGCCTTCGCCTTATCATTCCGATCCGGGGAGCTCCCGGCCGAGGCTGACGAGTCTCCCGGCTCTGGTCCTTCCGCGGCCGGCTCCTCTCCCTTTCCCGTTCCTTCTGCTGCCAGCCCGGTTTCCTTCGCCTCATCCCTTGCCGGCTCGGCTTGCTCCTCGCCAGCTTTCTCTGTCTCTTCAGCAGACGGCATCGACAGCTCCAAGCCTTGGGTTCCGGCGGTGTCCTCTGCACCTGCCGTCTCCTTCACCTGCTCGGGAGCGCCGCCGCTGCAGCCTCCCAATACCAACACTGCCAACGCGGCAGCCAGCACCAAGCTGATATTTCTCATCTCTTTATTCTCCTTCTCCCGCCTGTTTTTCACCGGCATTCGTCGTAATGTGGAACTCCTTCATCATATTGTGGAAACGCGCCCCGTAGCCTTCAGCCGCTTCAAGGAAATACTGCTGCTTCACCACAAAGCTTCCGCCCTGTCCGTTATCGAAAATATAGTAGCGCACGATCGGATCATTCCATTCCTTGCCGCCCGTCCCGCCGACCGCCCGGACTTCGAAGCCGTTAACCGGCTCCTGAATGGCTTCCGCCTCTACCTTCGGCTGATCCGACAGCTCGGCTTCCAGCCGTTCGGATACCGCCTTTGGCGCTTCCTGGTCCTGCGAAATCTCCATGTACACTTCCGGATAGCGGTCATCCTCCGGCTTATGGACGGGCTCAATCCGGTCCACGCCTTCGCCCTGAATCATTTTGAACCGGCTTTCGTCAATATAGATGACGTAATCGGCGCTCTCATGCAGGGAATCCACGCTCGTCTCCGGCGAGCCTTCCAGCTCCTGCTCCACCGTCTTCTGGGGAGCGAACCACTCCTTCACCTGGTCGATAAATGCCTGCACCGGCGGTGTTTGGACGCTCAAGGCCAGCACAATGACCGCCGCTGCAGCCGTTCCGACCATCCAGCCGGCCGTCTTTCTACCCGGGCGGCGCGCCTTCGTCTTCCGCGGGGCGAACGGCACCGCGGCCGGCTCCGAAGACTGCGATGCGCGCTCGCTGTGAATCCGCTCCCTAATCGACGCCCATATCTCATCCTGCTGCTTCATCGCGTCCTCCGTCCCTTTTTCCAGGCCGTCCTTCAACTGTTTCTCCCATGGCTCACGTCCCATGCTGACTCCCTCCTTGTCTCTGCAGCATCCATTCCTTCAGCTTCTTCCGCGCCTTGAACAACCTTGATTTCACCGTATTGACGTTCAGCTCCATCATGTCCGCGATATCCTTCTCCGCCAGATCATTCAAGTATTTCAGCACGATGGGAATCCGGTGCTCGTCATCCAGCCGCTGTACCATCTCATAAACTTCGCCGTGCCTGTCAAACTCGTAGGTGTCCGTCTCAGCCGGCAGATCCTTCTCCTCGGAAATTTCCGAAGGCACCATCTTCGCATGCTTCTTCAAGTAACGGTTGCATTCGTTATAAAGAATCCGGTGAAACCAAGGGTCGAACGGTCTGCTCAGATCATACGTCCCCAAATTGCGGTATACCCGGATAAAGGTCTCCTGGACGACATCCGCGGCGCTCGCCGCGCTGCCGGTAATCGCCGTTGCCGTTCGGATCGCCCGATCCGCATACAGCCGGTATAGCTGTTCAAACAGCTCGTCACTATATTCCTGTTGTAATCGTTGTATCAGGTCGTGTACCAACCGCGCCTGCCTCCTTTCCAATTGGCCAATCACTTAAGATACCCCGGCATGGCTGCGAAAAGTTTTCGATTTATTATTTTTTCTCATGACAAAAAAAGGATACCATGCTGCAGTGCAGTCACAGTACCCTTTTCGTGTTTGTTATTTCGCTTCCGTCTTCAAGTCGTCCAGCATTTTATCGTTAAAGCCGAACATCCAGGTCAGCACGAAGGTAATCGCCATCGCCGTCAGGTTGCACAAAATGTAGAGCGGCAGCTGGCTGTTCAGATACAGGAGCGTACCCGGAATAACCGTAATCGCCATGCCGGTTGCCTTCAAGTGAAAGATCGAAGCCATGAAGCCTCCGATGCCCCCGCCGATCAGACCCATGATAAAAGGCTTCACATATCGCAGGTTCACCCCGAATATGGCCGGCTCCGAAATGCCGAGAAATGCCGAGAACGAAGATGGCAGGGAAAGTGCCTTCAGCTTCTTGTTCTTCGTCTTCATGCCGACGGCAAGGCAGGCTGCGCCTTGA from Paenibacillus ihbetae includes:
- a CDS encoding asparaginase gives rise to the protein MKSRTNHPIAVWSTAALTALVISLTPVGSYAAYAQTVTEVKGTVSTPAPASTAAAPGRNTTVPPLSEASKQSTRPNVLVIGTGGTIAGQSTDATSFQSYRAGTLAIEDMVGELPNKDKVADVTALQFGNSGSSAYTMEDLYDLSLTVDKALETYDSVVVTTGTDTMEEIAYFLDLTVQSDKPVVITGAMRPWTVIGSDAQANLYNAIKLAGSGRTASFGTVLMLNDTIHLARGVTKTNDYRTDTFETPMLGAVGYIDEENIRIYRAPLRATKADGEGKPVFDLSKISKVDLAKVEIAVSYQQAGGGAIKGFVADGTKGIVTAGTGAGGISREMSAARKEAIEKGVVFVTTTRTGSGSVYGGGEGIISGDNLSPQQARILLLLSLSFTDDFNTIKGWFETYGTPEV
- a CDS encoding RNA polymerase sigma factor; this translates as MVHDLIQRLQQEYSDELFEQLYRLYADRAIRTATAITGSAASAADVVQETFIRVYRNLGTYDLSRPFDPWFHRILYNECNRYLKKHAKMVPSEISEEKDLPAETDTYEFDRHGEVYEMVQRLDDEHRIPIVLKYLNDLAEKDIADMMELNVNTVKSRLFKARKKLKEWMLQRQGGSQHGT